Proteins encoded in a region of the Geobacillus genomosp. 3 genome:
- the nth gene encoding endonuclease III, which yields MLTKQQIRYCLDEMANMFPDAHCELVHRNPFELLIAVVLSAQCTDALVNKVTKRLFEKYRTPHDYIAVPLEELEQDIRSIGLYRNKAKNIQKLCAMLIEEYNGEVPRDRDELMKLPGVGRKTANVVASVAFGVPAIAVDTHVERVSKRLGFCRWNDSVLEVEQTLMKKIPKAEWSITHHRMIFFGRYHCKAQAPQCPVCPLLHLCREGKKRMRKRENDRARAD from the coding sequence GTGTTGACGAAACAGCAAATTCGCTATTGTCTCGATGAGATGGCGAACATGTTTCCGGATGCCCATTGCGAGCTTGTGCACCGCAACCCGTTTGAACTGTTGATCGCGGTCGTCTTATCGGCGCAGTGCACCGATGCGCTTGTCAATAAAGTGACGAAGCGGCTATTCGAAAAATATCGGACGCCACACGACTACATCGCTGTGCCGCTTGAAGAGCTGGAGCAGGACATCCGTTCGATCGGTTTATACCGGAACAAGGCGAAAAACATTCAAAAGCTGTGCGCGATGTTAATAGAGGAGTATAACGGCGAAGTGCCGCGCGACCGCGACGAATTGATGAAGTTGCCGGGTGTAGGACGGAAGACGGCGAACGTCGTTGCCTCCGTCGCGTTTGGCGTGCCGGCCATTGCTGTTGATACGCACGTCGAGCGCGTCAGCAAACGGCTCGGCTTTTGCCGCTGGAACGACTCGGTTCTTGAGGTTGAACAAACGCTGATGAAAAAAATTCCGAAAGCGGAATGGTCGATCACCCATCACCGGATGATTTTTTTTGGCCGCTACCATTGCAAGGCGCAGGCACCCCAGTGCCCGGTATGTCCGCTTCTTCATTTATGTCGCGAAGGGAAAAAGAGGATGCGAAAGAGGGAGAACGATCGTGCGCGTGCCGACTGA
- a CDS encoding YpmA family protein translates to MESKIEVLATVKIQHSEDLYKIVDCLNRTLKRNNLMFGLALDENDKRQAVFTIYRT, encoded by the coding sequence ATGGAAAGCAAAATTGAAGTGCTCGCCACCGTCAAAATCCAGCATTCCGAGGATTTGTACAAAATTGTCGATTGCTTGAATCGCACGTTGAAACGGAACAATTTGATGTTTGGCCTTGCCTTGGATGAAAACGACAAACGCCAGGCGGTCTTTACGATTTATCGGACGTGA
- a CDS encoding IS1634 family transposase, with protein sequence MDIRIRAIYESSYLNIISALFKDLGLLQLIDRLVPVDPQCQTRTSDIVSLIILDILSGRQALVHLERWAHDIDLPKLIRPGLDPSWFNDDAIARHLDRLYEANIHQVLSSCLVQIYKKEGLPLRVFHADTTDKTVYGAYESSSTETLQITHGYNRHHRWQKQIGFGLIGNEDGIPFYGDVHDGNAPDKTWNPEVLSHVHEQLRQAKIEDEWIYVADSAAMTKDTLAQTKAANAFLITRGPSSLRIVKTALSEADAQPDSAWSAPFALAEKNGATYRVWETASTYEGQPVRLIVVESSALDQRKGKTLETERAQEAELLREEQVRWERHPFSCREDAEQALASLKASLRPRFHRVKATVKEIVRPKKRRGRPKKGAEPEMETLYLLRLDMEFDREAWEQAKRKASRFVLVTTVPKEWKGQPMDAQEILKLYKGQISVEMNFSFLKDPFFTDEIYVKKPERVAVLGYLFLLALAIYRVFQRRVRQFITPERPLKGAGGRKLTRPTGQAIFQLFWYVRVVLLELPDGQIQRRLGKPLTPDQRRILQGLGMDESIYV encoded by the coding sequence ATGGACATTCGAATTCGCGCGATTTATGAAAGTTCCTATTTGAATATAATAAGCGCCCTCTTCAAGGATCTTGGCCTCCTTCAGCTGATTGACCGGCTGGTTCCGGTCGATCCGCAATGCCAAACCCGAACCAGCGATATCGTCAGCCTCATCATTCTGGATATCTTGAGCGGCCGGCAAGCGCTCGTTCATTTGGAACGGTGGGCGCATGACATCGATTTGCCCAAGCTGATCCGGCCGGGGTTGGATCCGTCTTGGTTCAACGACGATGCCATTGCTCGCCATTTGGACCGGCTGTATGAGGCCAATATCCATCAAGTCCTGTCGTCTTGCCTCGTGCAGATCTACAAGAAAGAAGGCCTCCCTCTCCGTGTCTTTCACGCGGATACGACGGACAAGACCGTTTACGGTGCGTATGAATCGTCCTCGACAGAGACCCTGCAGATCACGCATGGCTACAACCGGCATCATCGTTGGCAAAAACAGATCGGATTCGGCCTGATCGGCAACGAGGACGGCATCCCGTTTTACGGCGATGTGCACGACGGCAACGCGCCGGACAAAACGTGGAATCCCGAGGTGCTCTCCCATGTCCATGAGCAGCTGAGGCAAGCGAAGATCGAAGACGAATGGATTTACGTGGCGGATTCCGCTGCGATGACGAAGGACACGCTGGCGCAAACGAAAGCCGCCAACGCCTTTTTGATCACGAGAGGCCCGTCGTCGCTCCGGATCGTCAAAACCGCGCTTTCGGAGGCGGATGCCCAACCCGATTCGGCGTGGAGCGCCCCCTTTGCGCTGGCCGAGAAAAACGGCGCCACGTACCGGGTATGGGAAACGGCCTCAACATATGAAGGCCAACCCGTACGGCTGATCGTCGTCGAATCAAGCGCCCTCGACCAACGGAAAGGAAAGACGCTCGAAACAGAACGAGCACAAGAAGCGGAGCTTCTTCGCGAGGAACAAGTCCGTTGGGAGCGTCATCCTTTCTCTTGCCGGGAAGACGCCGAACAAGCCTTGGCCTCCCTCAAGGCGTCCCTTCGTCCTCGATTTCATCGGGTCAAGGCCACGGTTAAAGAGATCGTGCGCCCGAAAAAACGGCGCGGACGGCCGAAAAAAGGGGCGGAACCCGAGATGGAGACGCTGTATCTCCTGCGCTTGGACATGGAATTCGATCGCGAGGCGTGGGAACAGGCGAAACGGAAAGCGTCCCGGTTTGTTCTCGTCACGACCGTTCCGAAGGAATGGAAGGGCCAACCCATGGATGCCCAAGAGATCTTGAAGCTGTATAAAGGGCAGATCTCGGTGGAAATGAACTTCTCCTTCCTAAAAGATCCGTTCTTTACGGACGAAATTTACGTCAAAAAACCCGAACGAGTGGCGGTATTGGGCTATTTGTTTTTGCTGGCCTTGGCCATTTACCGCGTCTTCCAGCGCCGGGTGCGTCAGTTCATCACACCCGAACGCCCATTAAAGGGCGCAGGAGGCCGCAAGCTGACCCGTCCGACCGGACAAGCGATTTTTCAATTGTTTTGGTATGTCAGAGTCGTCCTGTTGGAGTTGCCGGATGGGCAAATCCAACGCAGGCTAGGGAAACCGCTCACCCCTGATCAGCGAAGGATTCTGCAGGGATTGGGCATGGATGAGAGCATTTACGTGTAA
- a CDS encoding DUF5590 domain-containing protein produces MKKWGWLALILVSFLIWQAWSIYGEAMEPKRSMTEKALARAREAAGLVDVKEVYTYYGDEACTVFIGRTEQGETDIVVWVPEKEGDIVVKSADSGISEAEARAILQRDRRPQQVIDVTLGMEKGVPLWELTYIDAEGRYSFYYLHFADGAFLKRYSFQR; encoded by the coding sequence ATGAAAAAGTGGGGATGGCTCGCCCTGATTTTGGTTAGTTTTCTCATTTGGCAGGCGTGGTCGATTTACGGTGAGGCGATGGAGCCAAAACGGTCAATGACGGAAAAAGCGTTGGCGCGGGCGAGAGAAGCAGCCGGGCTCGTCGACGTGAAAGAAGTCTATACATATTATGGCGATGAAGCATGCACTGTATTCATCGGCCGAACGGAGCAAGGGGAAACGGACATCGTCGTCTGGGTGCCGGAAAAAGAGGGGGATATTGTCGTCAAGAGCGCGGACAGCGGCATTAGCGAAGCGGAAGCGCGCGCTATTTTGCAACGTGACCGGCGTCCGCAACAAGTGATTGATGTGACGCTTGGCATGGAAAAAGGCGTGCCTCTCTGGGAGTTGACATATATTGATGCGGAAGGAAGGTATTCATTTTATTACCTCCATTTCGCGGACGGCGCCTTCCTAAAGAGGTACAGTTTTCAACGTTGA
- a CDS encoding pyridoxal phosphate-dependent aminotransferase, which translates to MKLAKRVASLTPSATLAITAKAKELKAAGHDVIGLGAGEPDFNTPQHILDAAIKAMNEGHTKYTPSGGLPALKAEIIKKFARDQGLEYEPAEVIVCVGAKHALYTLFQVLLDEGDEVIIPTPYWVSYPEQVKLAGGVPVYVEGLEQNDFKITPEQLKQAITPRTKAVIINSPSNPTGMIYTAEELKALGEVCLTHGVLIVSDEIYEKLIYGGAKHVSIAELAPELKAQTVIINGVSKSHSMTGWRIGYAAGPKDIIKAMTDLASHSTSNPTSIAQYAAIAAYSGPEEPVEQMRQAFERRLTIIYDKLVQIPGFTCVKPQGAFYLFPNARKAAAMAGCRTVDEFVAALLEEAKVALVPGSGFGAPDNVRLSYATSLDALETAVERIHRFMEARA; encoded by the coding sequence ATGAAACTGGCAAAACGGGTGGCGTCGCTGACGCCATCGGCCACATTGGCCATTACGGCGAAGGCAAAAGAACTGAAAGCGGCCGGGCATGATGTGATTGGCCTTGGAGCCGGCGAACCGGATTTCAATACGCCGCAGCATATTCTTGATGCCGCCATAAAAGCGATGAACGAAGGGCATACAAAATATACGCCATCCGGCGGGCTGCCGGCGCTGAAGGCGGAAATCATCAAAAAGTTTGCCCGCGACCAAGGGCTTGAGTATGAGCCGGCGGAAGTGATTGTCTGCGTCGGGGCCAAGCACGCCCTGTACACGCTGTTCCAAGTGTTGCTCGATGAAGGCGATGAAGTGATCATTCCGACGCCGTATTGGGTGAGCTATCCGGAACAAGTGAAGCTGGCGGGCGGCGTTCCGGTTTATGTCGAAGGGCTGGAACAAAACGATTTTAAAATTACGCCGGAGCAACTCAAACAGGCGATCACGCCGCGGACGAAGGCGGTCATCATCAACTCGCCGAGCAACCCGACCGGCATGATTTATACGGCCGAAGAGTTGAAGGCGCTTGGTGAAGTGTGCCTGACGCATGGCGTACTGATCGTTTCAGACGAAATTTATGAAAAATTGATTTATGGCGGAGCGAAACATGTGTCGATCGCCGAGTTGGCGCCGGAGCTGAAAGCGCAGACGGTCATCATCAACGGCGTGTCGAAGTCGCATTCGATGACAGGATGGCGCATCGGCTATGCGGCGGGGCCGAAAGACATCATTAAGGCGATGACTGATTTGGCGAGCCATAGCACATCCAACCCGACGTCGATCGCCCAATACGCGGCCATTGCCGCCTACAGCGGTCCGGAGGAGCCGGTCGAACAAATGCGTCAGGCGTTTGAACGGCGGCTTACCATCATTTACGACAAGCTTGTGCAAATTCCAGGCTTTACGTGCGTCAAGCCGCAAGGGGCGTTTTACTTGTTCCCGAACGCCCGCAAAGCAGCCGCGATGGCCGGCTGCCGCACGGTCGATGAGTTCGTCGCCGCCCTGCTTGAGGAAGCGAAAGTCGCACTCGTGCCTGGGTCCGGGTTTGGGGCGCCGGATAACGTTCGCTTGTCATACGCCACATCGCTCGATGCATTAGAAACGGCGGTTGAACGCATCCATCGGTTTATGGAAGCGCGCGCTTAA
- the recU gene encoding Holliday junction resolvase RecU codes for MALKYPGGKEYRGNRPNTARQRAADYANRGMTLEDDLNATNEYYRERGIAVIHKKPTPVQIVRVDYPKRSAAVIKEAYFRQASTTDYNGVYRGKYIDFEAKETKNKTAFPLKNFHAHQIRHMEQVIAHGGICFAILRFSVLNETYLLDASHLIACWNEQEAGGRKSIPKREIERCGHYIPLGYQPRIDYINVVENVYFTV; via the coding sequence ATGGCACTCAAATACCCGGGCGGAAAAGAGTATCGCGGAAACAGACCAAACACGGCGCGCCAACGGGCGGCCGATTATGCCAACCGCGGCATGACGCTCGAAGACGACTTAAACGCGACGAATGAATATTATCGGGAGCGCGGCATCGCCGTCATCCACAAAAAGCCGACCCCGGTGCAAATCGTCCGCGTCGACTATCCGAAACGGAGCGCCGCCGTCATTAAAGAGGCATACTTCCGACAGGCGTCCACAACGGACTACAACGGCGTCTATCGCGGCAAATACATCGACTTTGAAGCGAAGGAAACAAAGAACAAGACGGCGTTTCCGCTGAAAAATTTCCATGCCCACCAAATCCGCCATATGGAGCAAGTCATCGCCCACGGCGGCATTTGCTTTGCCATTTTACGCTTTTCTGTGCTCAATGAAACGTATTTGCTTGATGCCTCCCATTTAATTGCCTGCTGGAATGAACAGGAAGCCGGCGGGCGGAAGTCCATTCCGAAGCGGGAGATCGAGCGATGCGGGCATTACATCCCGCTTGGCTACCAGCCGAGAATTGATTATATTAATGTAGTAGAAAACGTGTACTTCACCGTTTGA
- a CDS encoding DnaD domain-containing protein, with the protein MEKKKVAEWLAQGSVVIPKLLLNHYKRLGLNEGELVLLLHMQSFLEEGVTFPTPAELAEKMTVPAAECMEMMRRLLQKGMVAIEEHTDERGVRSEKYTLEPLWEQLVHHLYVQEVKNGQSVQQEEEESLYTIFEQEFGRPLSPFECETLAMWIDQDGHEPAIIKAALREAVLSGKLNFRYIDRILFEWKKNGIRTIEQAHDYGKKFRKPKPSARPAKQATGEFKQTIPFFNWLDP; encoded by the coding sequence ATGGAAAAGAAAAAGGTGGCCGAATGGTTGGCGCAAGGAAGTGTCGTCATTCCGAAACTGTTGCTGAATCATTACAAGCGGCTCGGCTTGAACGAAGGGGAGCTCGTCTTGCTTTTGCATATGCAATCATTTTTGGAAGAAGGCGTCACATTCCCGACACCGGCCGAGCTGGCTGAGAAAATGACCGTTCCGGCGGCGGAATGTATGGAGATGATGCGGCGGCTTTTGCAAAAAGGAATGGTCGCCATTGAGGAACATACGGACGAACGTGGCGTTCGCAGTGAAAAATATACACTTGAGCCGCTTTGGGAGCAGTTGGTGCACCATTTGTACGTGCAGGAAGTCAAGAACGGGCAAAGCGTCCAGCAGGAAGAAGAGGAAAGTTTGTATACGATATTTGAGCAGGAATTTGGCCGTCCGCTTTCTCCATTTGAGTGCGAAACGCTTGCGATGTGGATCGACCAGGACGGCCATGAGCCGGCCATCATCAAGGCGGCGCTGCGCGAGGCGGTGCTGTCAGGGAAATTGAATTTCCGCTACATCGACCGCATTTTGTTTGAGTGGAAAAAGAACGGCATCCGCACGATCGAGCAGGCGCACGATTACGGCAAAAAATTCCGCAAACCGAAGCCGTCCGCCCGTCCGGCGAAACAGGCGACAGGAGAATTTAAGCAGACGATTCCGTTTTTTAACTGGCTTGACCCGTAA
- the asnS gene encoding asparagine--tRNA ligase yields MKTTIAEVNQHVGQEVTIGAWLANKRSSGKIAFLQLRDGTGFIQGVVEKANVSEEVFQRAKALTQETSLYVAGTVRVDERSPFGYELSVTNLEVIDEAVDYPITPKEHGVEFLMDHRHLWLRSRRQHAIMKIRNELISATYEFFNNRGFVKVDAPILTGSAPEGTTELFHTRYFDEDAYLSQSGQLYMEAAAMALGKVFSFGPTFRAEKSKTRRHLIEFWMVEPEMAFYEFEDNLRLQEEYVSHLVQSVLSRCRLELGRLERDVAKLELVKPPFPRLTYDEALKLLHDKGFTDIEWGDDFGAPHETAIAESFDKPVFITHYPTSLKPFYMQPDPSRPDVVLCADLIAPEGYGEIIGGSERIHDYELLKQRLEEHHLPLEAYEWYLDLRKYGSVPHSGFGLGLERTVAWICGVEHVRETIPFPRLLNRLYP; encoded by the coding sequence GTGAAAACGACGATTGCTGAAGTGAACCAACATGTAGGTCAAGAAGTGACGATCGGCGCCTGGTTGGCGAACAAGCGCTCAAGCGGAAAAATCGCCTTTTTGCAGCTGCGTGACGGAACGGGCTTTATTCAAGGCGTAGTTGAAAAGGCAAACGTCTCGGAAGAGGTCTTTCAACGCGCGAAAGCGCTGACGCAAGAAACGTCGCTGTATGTAGCCGGCACGGTGCGCGTTGACGAACGATCGCCATTTGGTTATGAGCTGTCGGTTACGAACTTGGAGGTGATCGATGAAGCGGTCGATTACCCGATTACGCCAAAAGAGCACGGTGTCGAATTTTTAATGGACCATCGCCACCTTTGGCTTCGTTCCCGGCGCCAACACGCGATCATGAAAATTCGCAACGAACTCATCAGCGCGACGTACGAATTTTTTAACAACCGCGGTTTCGTTAAAGTCGATGCGCCGATTTTGACCGGCAGCGCGCCGGAAGGAACGACCGAGCTGTTCCATACGAGATATTTTGATGAGGACGCCTATTTGTCGCAAAGCGGCCAGTTGTATATGGAGGCAGCGGCGATGGCGCTCGGCAAAGTGTTTTCGTTCGGTCCGACATTCCGCGCCGAAAAGTCAAAAACGCGCCGGCATTTGATCGAATTTTGGATGGTTGAGCCCGAAATGGCGTTTTATGAGTTTGAAGACAATTTACGGCTGCAAGAAGAGTATGTTTCCCACCTCGTGCAATCGGTGCTTAGTCGCTGCCGGCTCGAGCTTGGCCGCCTTGAGCGCGACGTCGCCAAACTTGAGTTGGTCAAGCCGCCGTTTCCGCGCCTGACGTATGATGAAGCGCTCAAGCTTTTGCACGATAAAGGGTTTACTGACATCGAATGGGGTGACGACTTTGGTGCGCCGCATGAGACGGCGATTGCGGAAAGCTTTGACAAGCCCGTGTTTATCACCCATTACCCGACGTCATTAAAGCCATTTTATATGCAGCCGGACCCAAGCCGCCCGGATGTTGTGCTATGCGCTGATTTAATCGCGCCGGAAGGATACGGGGAAATTATCGGCGGTTCCGAGCGCATTCATGATTATGAACTGCTAAAGCAGCGCCTCGAGGAGCATCATTTGCCGCTTGAAGCATATGAATGGTATTTAGATTTGCGTAAATACGGTTCCGTGCCGCACTCCGGATTCGGGCTCGGCCTTGAGCGCACCGTCGCCTGGATTTGCGGTGTGGAGCATGTGCGCGAAACGATTCCGTTCCCGCGGTTGCTCAACCGTTTATATCCATAA
- a CDS encoding YpoC family protein, with product MRVPTEWAHPLFFPDGHMVDTLPDEPFPLLLKQVPFYYDIVPTFPLPWEDIEQSLPALIALWREEKMELERCFARRDRRAARGPIVRGLAYLLSALCWLNGRPMANVVDWMDTVAALPHKPVNAVERLQFIFAGPDRYPSFVQLNELFAETEKLAHKQIAIKKRMAR from the coding sequence GTGCGCGTGCCGACTGAATGGGCTCATCCGCTCTTTTTTCCGGACGGCCACATGGTTGACACGCTTCCGGATGAGCCGTTTCCGCTTCTTCTTAAACAGGTGCCATTTTATTACGACATCGTCCCTACCTTCCCATTGCCGTGGGAAGACATTGAGCAGTCGCTGCCGGCGCTCATTGCTCTTTGGCGCGAAGAAAAGATGGAACTTGAGCGCTGTTTTGCCCGGCGCGACCGCCGCGCTGCCCGCGGTCCGATCGTGCGTGGGTTGGCGTATTTGCTGTCGGCGCTCTGCTGGCTGAATGGACGGCCGATGGCGAACGTTGTGGATTGGATGGATACGGTGGCGGCGCTGCCGCATAAACCGGTCAACGCTGTTGAGCGGCTGCAGTTTATTTTTGCCGGTCCCGATCGATATCCGTCATTTGTTCAGCTCAATGAACTGTTTGCCGAAACGGAGAAGCTTGCCCATAAGCAAATCGCCATAAAAAAGCGGATGGCCCGATAA
- a CDS encoding PBP1A family penicillin-binding protein, whose translation MSGEYRSRVERKQAAKQAKQKKGKKKKGVSWLRTIAIAILLMIVIGAASGVAAFAYFVKDAPPLDEAKIKDPLSSTIYDMDGKKVAELGGYKRTYISYKDVPKVLENAVLATEDARFYEHHGIDIVRLAGAVIANIQEGFGAEGGSTITQQVVKMTFLSSKKTLERKAQEAWLALQLEQKYSKQEILEMYLNKIYYSDGIYGVARAAEYYFGKTNLKELTLPEAALLAGMPQSPNRYNPYDHPEAAKKRRDTVLSLMAKHGFISQEEAEKAKQVPIKSMLTERKKPQSSVPYDAFIDEVIKEVTDKANVNVFEDGLKIYTTLDQEAQSYVENLLNSDQYFTGKKDLQSAIALIDTKTGAIRALGGGRNRDHVEFGFNYAIQPVGQPGSAIKPILDYGPAIEYLKWSTAHIIVDEPYTYSDGTPIRNADRRYAGPVTMRYALTWSRNIPALKTFQAVGKERAKEFANRLGMGFNEVEEAYSIGGVKRYVSPLQMAGAYSAFGNNGVYTKPYAVTKIVFPDGTEMDLKPKPKRVMHDYTAYMITDMLKSVVRSGTGQSANIPGLELAGKTGTTNYGPSGAQFGLSEGDVPDSWFVGYTPNYTAAVWTGFSKKSSTASLDKTEQRISRSLFRALISEIDDGSGEFERPDSVVKLPIKKGTNPPKLASKYTPADEITYELFVRGTQPTEVAKDEPKELPAVKDLTASYDGAANTISVSWSYNEQTDNTIFEVRVKDDQGHTETITTKDVGVTITNVTPGASYTIAVYAKEDDRISKPAITSVRIPGGEQPPTPDDESGDDDNNGAGNGNNGTNENNNNGNNTNGNNGNNGNNQNNGNDNENSDDGGDDGNDGDEGTGQEDGDDGTTPPTTPTNPQSGNGYNVGMKLTFRTLSTKIGRIFLFSCRMNP comes from the coding sequence ATGTCTGGTGAATATCGTTCTCGTGTAGAACGAAAGCAGGCAGCGAAACAAGCGAAACAAAAGAAAGGGAAAAAGAAAAAAGGAGTATCGTGGTTGAGAACGATCGCCATTGCGATTTTGCTTATGATTGTGATCGGAGCGGCGAGCGGCGTAGCGGCGTTTGCCTACTTCGTCAAGGACGCCCCTCCGCTCGACGAGGCGAAAATCAAAGATCCGCTCTCTTCCACCATATACGATATGGACGGAAAGAAAGTCGCCGAACTCGGCGGCTACAAGCGGACGTATATTTCGTATAAAGATGTGCCTAAAGTGCTCGAAAATGCCGTGTTGGCAACCGAAGACGCCCGCTTTTATGAACATCACGGCATCGACATTGTTCGTCTGGCCGGCGCCGTCATCGCTAATATTCAAGAAGGATTCGGAGCGGAAGGCGGCAGCACCATCACGCAGCAAGTGGTGAAAATGACGTTCCTGTCGTCGAAAAAAACGTTGGAGCGAAAAGCGCAGGAAGCGTGGCTCGCCTTGCAGCTTGAGCAAAAGTATTCAAAGCAAGAAATTTTGGAAATGTACTTGAACAAAATTTATTATTCGGACGGCATTTACGGCGTCGCCCGGGCGGCGGAGTATTACTTCGGCAAGACGAATTTAAAAGAGTTGACGCTCCCCGAGGCAGCGCTCTTAGCCGGCATGCCGCAAAGCCCGAACCGGTACAATCCGTACGACCACCCGGAAGCGGCGAAAAAACGGCGCGATACCGTCTTATCGCTCATGGCGAAACACGGTTTTATCAGCCAAGAAGAGGCGGAAAAGGCGAAACAAGTGCCGATCAAATCGATGCTTACCGAACGAAAAAAACCGCAAAGCTCCGTGCCGTATGATGCCTTTATTGACGAAGTGATCAAAGAAGTGACCGATAAAGCGAACGTTAACGTTTTTGAAGATGGGCTGAAAATTTACACAACGCTTGATCAAGAGGCGCAGTCATACGTCGAAAACCTATTAAACTCCGACCAATACTTTACTGGTAAAAAAGATTTGCAGTCGGCTATTGCCCTCATCGACACGAAAACAGGCGCCATTCGCGCCTTAGGTGGCGGTCGCAACCGCGATCACGTCGAGTTCGGCTTCAACTACGCCATTCAGCCGGTCGGCCAGCCCGGTTCGGCGATTAAACCGATTTTGGACTACGGGCCAGCCATTGAATATTTAAAATGGTCAACCGCGCACATTATCGTTGACGAGCCATACACGTATTCGGACGGCACGCCGATCCGCAACGCTGACCGGAGATACGCCGGACCGGTGACGATGCGTTATGCGCTGACTTGGTCACGCAACATCCCGGCGTTAAAAACGTTCCAAGCGGTCGGCAAGGAACGGGCGAAAGAGTTTGCCAACCGGCTCGGCATGGGCTTTAACGAAGTAGAGGAAGCGTACTCGATCGGCGGTGTCAAGCGCTACGTGTCGCCGTTGCAAATGGCCGGCGCCTATAGCGCCTTCGGCAACAACGGCGTATATACAAAGCCATACGCCGTGACCAAAATCGTCTTCCCGGATGGCACGGAAATGGATTTGAAGCCAAAGCCGAAGCGGGTCATGCACGACTACACGGCCTATATGATTACCGATATGCTGAAATCGGTCGTTCGCTCCGGCACAGGGCAAAGCGCCAACATTCCGGGGCTTGAGCTGGCCGGCAAAACGGGAACGACCAACTACGGTCCGTCCGGCGCCCAGTTTGGTTTATCGGAGGGCGATGTGCCGGACAGCTGGTTTGTCGGCTATACGCCAAACTATACCGCCGCCGTTTGGACCGGCTTTAGCAAAAAAAGCAGCACGGCATCGCTCGACAAGACAGAACAAAGAATTTCACGCTCGCTGTTTAGAGCGCTTATCTCCGAGATCGACGACGGCAGCGGGGAATTTGAACGACCGGACAGCGTCGTGAAGCTGCCGATTAAAAAAGGCACCAATCCGCCGAAACTGGCAAGCAAATATACGCCGGCAGACGAAATTACGTATGAACTGTTCGTGCGTGGCACTCAGCCGACGGAAGTCGCCAAAGACGAACCGAAAGAGCTGCCGGCAGTCAAAGACTTAACGGCCTCATACGACGGGGCGGCAAACACGATTTCCGTCTCTTGGTCGTATAACGAACAGACCGACAATACAATCTTTGAAGTGCGCGTCAAAGATGATCAAGGCCATACGGAAACAATCACGACCAAAGATGTCGGCGTGACGATCACGAACGTGACGCCGGGCGCTTCGTATACGATCGCCGTCTATGCAAAAGAAGACGATCGGATAAGCAAGCCAGCCATCACAAGCGTCCGCATCCCTGGCGGTGAACAGCCGCCGACGCCGGATGATGAATCTGGCGATGATGACAACAACGGCGCCGGCAACGGGAATAACGGAACAAACGAAAATAACAATAACGGTAACAATACCAATGGCAACAATGGAAACAACGGAAACAACCAAAACAACGGCAACGATAATGAAAACAGTGATGACGGCGGAGACGATGGCAATGACGGAGACGAAGGGACCGGCCAAGAGGATGGCGATGATGGCACAACGCCGCCAACAACGCCAACCAATCCACAATCAGGAAACGGCTACAACGTTGGCATGAAACTCACATTTCGCACCCTCTCGACCAAAATCGGGAGGATTTTTTTGTTTTCATGTCGAATGAATCCTTGA